One Trachemys scripta elegans isolate TJP31775 chromosome 4, CAS_Tse_1.0, whole genome shotgun sequence genomic region harbors:
- the LOC117876565 gene encoding glycine N-acyltransferase-like protein 3 has translation MLILSCSSKLRLLEGTLQRGFPNTLPVYGTVMAINRGNPAAQEVLVDSWPDFKVVLTRPRREVASDDSDFYTNTYTVYYRDLGAHRALLGSADAVNWGQTFCILGLQDGAYEVSKDIAEAKGIKLEVLRYFTYFHPDPSSMPEIRLDLAMRLSSLDVSHADLLNETWAFGGNEKSRKYLASVIRHFPSVCLLDAAGHLVSWAASYPFGAIGLSYTLPQHRQRGYMGMLNNLIAKRLHALGYPSYGYVAMENYPMQRLQERQGFQRQPNLCYFILHNPAAAKAPTLTPSPAQGTAPT, from the exons ATGCTGATCCTGAGCTGCTCCTCCAAGCTGCGGCTGCTAGAGGGGACACTACAGAGGGGCTTCCCCAATACATTGCCG GTCTATGGCACTGTGATGGCCATAAACCGGGGGAACCCAGCTGCGCAGGAGGTGCTGGTGGATTCATGGCCTGACTTCAAAGTCGTCCTCACCCGGCCGCGCAGAGAG GTGGCATCGGATGACTCTGATTTCTACACCAACACATACACAGTGTACTACCGGGACCTAGGTGCCCACCGGGCGCTTCTGGGCAGTGCGGATGCTGTCAACTGGGGACAGACCTTCTGCATCCTTG GGCTCCAGGATGGAGCGTATGAAGTCTCCAAGGACATCGCCGAGGCTAAGGGGATCAAGCTGGAGGTGCTCCGCTACTTCACCTATTTTCACCCAGATCCCAGCTCCATGCCTGAGATCAG GCTGGACCTGGCCATGAGGCTCTCGTCCCTGGATGTCTCCCACGCCGACCTGCTGAATGAGACATGGGCCTTTGGGGGGAACGAGAAAAGCAGGAAGTACCTGGCCAGCGTGATCCGCCACTTCCCCAGTgtctgcctgctggatgctgctgGCCACCTGGTCAGCTGGGCCGCTTCATACCCGTTTGGTGCCATAGGGCTTTCCTACACTCTGCCCCAGCACCGGCAGCGCGGCTACATGGGGATGCTGAATAATTTGATAGCCAAGCGGTTGCACGCACTAGGCTATCCCAGCTACGGCTATGTGGCTATGGAGAACTACCCCATGCAGAGGTTGCAGGAGAGGCAGGGCTTCCAGCGCCAGCCCAACCTGTGCTACTTCATTCTTCATAACCCAGCAGCGGCAAAAGCCCCCACATTAACCCCCAGCCCAGCACAAGGCACAGCCCCCACATGA